In Polyodon spathula isolate WHYD16114869_AA chromosome 11, ASM1765450v1, whole genome shotgun sequence, one genomic interval encodes:
- the LOC121323363 gene encoding kynureninase-like, with product MELLDCTSPAMILERTASVLGCSTLDHKLALHLDEHDALQHLRENFLVPKVKDLPCTDFSCIDENEECVYLAGNSLGLQPKNVKTYINEELDKWHKMGVHGHFEGSRPWALGDECIVDLMANVVGARVEEVALMNALTVNLHLLLLSFYKPTSSRHKILIEAKAFPSDHYAVESQIQLRGQDPQTSMLLMHPREGEETLRMEDIISTIEKEGDSIAVILFSGVQYYTGQLFDMPAITKAGHKKGCFVGFDLAHAVGNAELSLHDWEVDFACWCTYKYMNSGAGSLAGAFIHEKHANTIQPVLIGWWGHEMKTRFLMDNKLQLSPGINGYRISNPPILLVCALQASLEIFNKTSMKALRKKSVLLTGYLECLIKQRYTKDESDPQKPYVKIITPSNVEERGCQLSLAFSVPIKTVYKKLEKRGVACDMREPNVLRIAPVPLYNSFNDVYRFINILGSALTASQKEQA from the exons ATGGAACTTTTGGACTGCACTTCCCCTGCCATGATCCTGGAGCGCACTGCCTCAGTGTTGGGATGTAGCACCTTAGATCACAAGCTTGCCTTACATCTTGACGAACATGATGCTTTACAACACTTGCGGGAAAATTTTCTGGTACCGAAAGTTAAAGACCTACCTTGCA CTGACTTCTCATGCATAGATGAAAATGAGGAATGTGTATATCTTGCTGGAAATTCTCTTGGACTGCAGCCTAAAAATGTTAAAACCTACATTAATGAAGAGTTAGATAAATGGCACAAAAT GGGTGTTCATGGTCATTTTGAAGGGAGTCGCCCTTGGGCTTTGGGAGACGAATGTATTGTGGACCTAATGGCTAATGTAGTGG GAGCCAGAGTGGAAGAAGTAGCATTAATGAATGCACTGACTGTGAATTTGCATCTTCTGTTG ctcTCCTTTTACAAACCAACTTCAAGTCGTCATAAAATTCTTATCGAGGCCAAAGCATTCCCCTCAGACCAt TATGCTGTAGAATCCCAAATTCAGCTTCGAGGACAAGATCCtcagacaagcatgctgctgatgCATCCCAGAGAG GGTGAAGAGACATTAAGAATGGAAGACATCATTTCTACGATTGAGAAAGAAGGAGATTCGATCGCTGTGATTCTGTTTAGTGGAGTGCAGTACTACACAGGACAGCTTTTTGATATGCCAGCAATTACAAAAGCGGGCCATAAAAAG ggttgttttgttggatttgaCTTGGCTCATGCTGTTGGCAATGCAGAACTGAGTCTACATGACTGGGAAGTTGACTTTGCCTGCTGGTGTACATACAAG TATATGAATTCTGGAGCAGGTTCTCTAGCTGGAGCGTTTATTCATGAAAAACATGCTAACACTATTCAGCCTGT gttGATTGGCTGGTGGGGTCATGAAATGAAAACTCGATTTCTTATGGATAACA AACTTCAGTTAAGCCCTGGAATAAATGGATATCGGATATCAAATCCTCCGATTCTACTGGTCTGTGCCCTGCAGGCTTCCTTAGAG ATCTTCAACAAAACTAGTATGAAGGCGCTAAGAAAGAAATCCGTTCTCCTTACTGGTTATTTGGAGTGCCTGATTAAGCAGCGCTACACAAAGGACGAATCAGATCCTCAGAAACCGTATGTGAAAATTATTACACCTTCAAACGTGGAGGAACGTGGCTGCCAACTTTCCCTTGCCTTTTCGGTACCAATcaaaacagtttataaaaaacTTGAGAAGAGAGGAGTAGCA TGCGACATGCGGGAACCAAACGTGCTACGCATTGCACCAGTGCCTCTGTACAATTCATTTAATGATGTGTACCGTTTTATCAACATTCTGGGATCTGCTCTCACAGCAAGCCAGAAAGAACAAGCATAA